A window from Podospora bellae-mahoneyi strain CBS 112042 chromosome 1 map unlocalized CBS112042p_1, whole genome shotgun sequence encodes these proteins:
- a CDS encoding uncharacterized protein (EggNog:ENOG503Q4PE): MALQAAYKQFLAAPTPTVLAQDASLHYITSTTSFNGPDSIIKHFSTFRNQSKKKKEDVLFVIEGQNAVVLEAELVIEFISSGGPYLPGLDDNFLADRTVSFAVTHIVLFDADGKILQIRQNWDQGSLLKQLDVIGKSGRNWPIRDGKDQVSLIAKCVKGGGAPGFTTDLPMHNRTKSTNPLRDPHASLALFAPRDEQEEVTVVSPYAGRRPTQRSFTEILGDEPEEPASPSNGRERSVSPSKAKAGVSKNFQAVRLFDRDDGTAEADTPENGRSPERVIRPNPKKYQHFDFDDGHSQEAPKPAPAPAKSSKHGASWGFEDFVTPQKPTASRTLHKAREARNWSTEDGITEEQPAPKAQQAKGRITAEAHFDFVDDGETPAGGRFRGPPRGRGQNEGQHLYEMNLYKEDGSAPTPGPAPLGNITNQAGRHKSFDPHFEMTDESPRDSNNGKDKAEKLGDDRKKAVRMMESNWETYDVSPAALKENNNPNGKTRGIVTAGDGMGNKKGGWGLAEKKERGINTAGDGMGGRKGAGRGWALGDESDEDAPTQPQKKGGRGPPAKAESFWDF; this comes from the coding sequence GGCGCTTCAGGCTGCGTACAAGCAGTTTCTAGCTGCACCAACCCCGACTGTGCTCGCGCAAGACGCGTCTCTGCACTACATTacctcgacgacgagcttCAACGGTCCCGATAGCATTATCAAGCACTTTTCGACCTTCCGCAAccagagcaagaagaagaaggaagacgTGCTTTTCGTTATCGAGGGGCAGAACGCCGTGGTCCTGGAGGCTGAGCTTGTCATCGAATTTATTTCCAGCGGCGGCCCGTATCTGCCTGGATTGGACGACAACTTCCTTGCCGACCGGACTGTGTCTTTTGCCGTTACCCACATCGTCTTGTTCGATGCCGACGGCAAGATTCTCCAGATCCGCCAGAACTGGGACCAAGGGTCGCTGCTGAAGCAACTCGACGTTATTGGCAAGTCGGGTCGCAACTGGCCCATTCGCGATGGCAAGGACCAGGTCAGCTTGATTGCGAAATGCGTCAAGGGAGGCGGAGCTCCTGGGTTTACTACTGATCTTCCCATGCATAACCGCACCAAGTCAACCAACCCTCTCCGTGATCCTCACGCCTCCTTGGCTTTGTTCGCCCCGCGCGACGAGCAGGAAGAGGTTACCGTCGTCTCTCCCTATGCTGGCCGCAGACCTACCCAGCGTTCCTTTACCGAAATTCTGGGCGACGAGCCTGAGGAGCCCGCTTCCCCCAGCAACGGCCGCGAGCGTTCTGTGTCTCCAAGCAAGGCCAAGGCCGGGGTTAGCAAGAACTTCCAAGCTGTCCGCCTTTTTGACCGCGACGATGGTACCGCCGAGGCCGACACGCCCGAGAACGGCAGATCGCCCGAACGTGTCATCCGCCCGAACCCAAAGAAGTACCAACactttgactttgatgaCGGCCACTCTCAGGAGGCCCCGAAGcccgctcctgctcccgcAAAGAGCTCCAAGCATGGTGCTTCGTGGGGCTTTGAGGACTTCGTAACACCACAAAAGCCGACAGCATCCCGCACCTTGCACAAGGCCCGGGAAGCTCGCAATTGGTCTACTGAAGATGGCATTACTGAGGAGCAACCTGCCCCCAAGGCCCAGCAGGCCAAGGGCCGCATTACTGCCGAGGCTCATTTTGACTTTGTCGACGACGGTGAGACGCCAGCTGGCGGTCGGTTCCGCGGCCCACCCCGTGGTAGGGGTCAGAATGAAGGGCAGCACCTCTACGAAATGAACCTGTACAAGGAGGACGGCAGTGCGCCGACCCCAGGTCCTGCTCCTCTCGGCAATATTACAAACCAAGCCGGACGCCACAAGTCATTCGATCCTCACTTTGAGATGACGGATGAGTCTCCTCGGGATAGCAACAACGGCAAagacaaggctgagaagctcgGTGATGACAGGAAGAAGGCAGTGCGCATGATGGAGAGCAACTGGGAGACCTATGATGTTTCGCCCGCTGCCCTGAAggagaacaacaaccccaatgGCAAGACGAGAGGAATTGTCACAGCCGGTGATGGCATGGGCAATAAGAAGGGCGGTTGGGGCTTGGCCGAGAAGAAAGAGCGCGGCATCAACACTGCTGGTGACGGGATGGGTGGCAGAAAGGGTGCTGGCCGCGGGTGGGCGCTGGGTGACGAGAGCGACGAGGACGCGCCAACTCAGCCCCAGAAAAAGGGCGGCCGTGGGCCTCCTGCCAAGGCGGAGAGCTTCTGGGACTTTTAA
- the HIP1_1 gene encoding histidine permease (EggNog:ENOG503NUN0; COG:E) encodes MPKPNTPHPSTATTLNTNSGQRSSLLRRDFLSSHPEDDNDSNSTTAHSHTPSHYVQSWVNSFRRDPGRRITSATVVHGVGSSKGSSTIAGGSSRGGGNNGGGGSSREEKERHLGGHYFDLHAANVNTANTQLSRELKGRHLQMIALGGTVGTGLFVVSGSTLTAGGPASMLLAYAFIGGMLYCTMQALGELAVAFPVAGSFSAYSTRFLDPALGFSMGWNYALQWLVCLPLEIIAGSMTVNYWREDIHRSIFVTVFLVAIVVINLVGVRGYGEAEFCFSILKVIAIIGFVLLGCVINIGGFPHEGYIGGRYWKDPGAFNNGFKGFCTIFVTAAFAFTGIELVGLAAAEAVNPRKSLPTAIKQVFWRITLFYLISLALVGLLVPYNHPDLLGAESFADASSSPFVIAIESAGIAILPGIMNAVILMAVVSVGNSAVFGSSRTLAALADQGQAPKILGYVDRRGRPLISILIATAFGLLGYLADLDQPSEVLNWLLAITGLSSIFTWASICLAHIRFRKAWAVQGRSLDELSYLSQAGVTGSWIGLFLNILVLIAQFWTAAWPIPPTLPDPDAVDEFSTAPEGARRVVPTVPTGNGSGVTINNQGDVVHNVFLQCSCVPIIVLFWAGYKIWFSTKVVRLEDIDLDTGRRRAGVVYWNSHSAGGGGGARARGLPVFSLLTKPELEWERERELRGMPRWKRVYRYLC; translated from the exons ATGCCAAAACCAAACACTCcacacccctccaccgccacaaCGCTCAACACAAACAGTGGCCAacgcagcagcctcctccgccgtgACTTCCTCTCTAGCCACCCCgaagacgacaacgacagcaatagcaccaccgcccactcGCACACACCTTCGCACTATGTACAGAGCTGGGTTAACTCCTTTCGGAGGGATCCCGGAAGGAGGATCACATCCGCAACGGTGGTTCACGGCGTGGGAAGCAGTAAAGGGTCGTCGACGATAGCAGGGGGTAGCTCGCGAGGAGGTGGTAataatggtggtggtggtagtagtagagaggaaaaggagaggcATCTCGGAGGGCATTACTTTGATTTGCACGCTGCTAATGTCAACACGGCGAATACGCAGCTTTCGAGGGAGCTGAAGGGGAGGCATTTGCAGATGATTGCATTGGGGGGGACGGTTG GAACCGGCCTCTTTGTCGTGTCGGGCTCGACGCTCACTGCTGGCGGCCCGGCCTCGATGCTGTTGGCATATGCCTTCATCGGCGGCATGCTCTACTGCACCATGCAAGCGCTCGGCGAGCTCGCCGTCGCCTTCCCCGTCGCTGGCAGTTTCTCGGCTTACTCGACCCGCTTCCTCGATCCGGCCCTGGGATTCTCGATGGGTTGGAATTACGCCCTCCAGTGGCTGGTTTGTCTGCCGCTTGAGATTATTGCGGGAAGCATGACGGTCAACTACTGGAGGGAGGACATCCACCGATCCATCTTTGTCACAgtcttcctcgtcgccatcGTGGTGATAAACCTCGTCGGCGTCAGAGGGTACGGCGAAGCAGAGTTCTGTTTCTCCATCCTGAAAGTCATCGCCATTATAGGGTTTGTCCTCTTGGGATGTGTCATCAACATTGGCGGGTTCCCCCACGAGGGCTACATAGGAGGGAGGTATTGGAAAGATCCCGGCGCGTTCAACAATGGGTTCAAGGGGTTCTGCACCATCTTCGTCACGGCGGCGTTTGCCTTTACGGGGATCgagttggttggtttggcgGCTGCAGAAGCGGTCAACCCGAGGAAATCGCTCCCCACGGCTATCAAGCAAGTCTTTTGGCGGATCACACTGTTTTATCTCATCTCTCTCGCGCTTGTGGGACTTTTGGTTCCCTACAACCACCCCGATCTCTTGGGAGCGGAATCTTTTGCCGAtgcgtcctcctccccttttgTCATCGCGATTGAATCAGCTGgcatcgccatcctccctGGTATCATGAACGCGGTGATCCTCATGGCGGTGGTATCCGTGGGCAACTCGGCCGTGTTCGGCTCCTCCCGGACGTTGGCTGCTCTCGCAGATCAGGGACAAGCTCCCAAAATACTCGGGTACGTCGACCGCCGCGGGCGTCCCCTTATATCAatcctcatcgccaccgCCTTTGGCCTACTGGGGTACCTAGCCGACCTTGACCAACCCTCCGAGGTGCTCAACTGGCTCCTGGCCATCACCGGcctctcctcaatcttcaCATGGGCCTCCATCTGCCTGGCGCACATCCGCTTTCGGAAAGCCTGGGCCGTCCAGGGGCGCTCACTCGACGAACTCTCCTACCTCTCCCAGGCAGGTGTAACCGGCTCCTGGATCGGACTGTTCCTCAACATATTGGTGCTCATCGCCCAGTTCTGGACGGCCGCCTGGCCCATCCCCCCTACTCTCCCCGACCCAGACGCGGTCGACGAGTTTTCCACCGCACCCGAAGGAGCCCGCCGCGTCGTCCCGACTGTCCCGACGGGAAACGGCAGCGGGGTGACGATCAACAACCAGGGCGACGTGGTGCACAACGTTTTTTTGCAGTGCAGTTGCGTGCCGATCATTGTCCTCTTCTGGGCGGGATACAAGATCTGGTTTAGTAccaaggtggtgaggctgGAGGATATCGATCTTGATacagggaggaggagggcaggggTGGTGTACTGGAACAGTCAttctgctggtggtggtggtggtgcgagGGCAAGGGGTTTGCCTGTTTTTTCGTTGTTGACGAAGCCGGAGttggagtgggagagggagagggagttgagaGGGATgccgaggtggaagagggtTTATAGGTATTTGTGTTGA